One segment of Neoarius graeffei isolate fNeoGra1 chromosome 20, fNeoGra1.pri, whole genome shotgun sequence DNA contains the following:
- the rnf113a gene encoding E3 ubiquitin-protein ligase RNF113A, with the protein MADAEGTNSATCTFLFKKSNKKFSARKRKASDSDKDRSSDEEKNAVVKREKRPSSHNPMIQRTKKVEREVVSSSESDEDGKAKKITVAYKSTRSAKPEGPDDMGATAVYALDTEREKDAQAIFERSQKIQEELKGKDDDKIYRGINNYQKFIKPKDTTMGNASSGMVRKGPIRAPEHLRATVRWDYQPDICKDYKETGFCGFGDSCKFLHDRSDYKHGWQIERELEEGRYGANDQENYEVSSDEEDLPFKCFICRDSFKNPIITKCRHYFCEACALQHYRKSKRCYVCNQQTNGVFNPAKELMVKMQKHQAAADQPPSDEED; encoded by the exons ATGGCGGACGCTGAGGGAACCAACTCAGCAACCTGTACTTTTCTTTTTAAGAAATCaaacaagaaattctctgcgcggaAAAGAAAAGCAAGCGACAGCGACAAAG ACAGAAGCAGCGATGAGGAGAAAAACGCCGTGGTGAAAAGGGAGAAGAGGCCGAGCTCTCACAACCCCATGATACAGCGG accaagaaggtggaaagagaagTGGTTTCCTCCAGTGAAAGTGATGAAGACGGAAAAGCCAAGAAGATCACAGTGGCTTATAAATCCACTCGCTCAGCG AAACCAGAGGGACCAGACGACATGGGAGCCACCGCCGTGTACGCGCTGGacaccgagagagagaaagacgctCAGGCTATCTTTGAACGCAGCCAGAAAATTCAGGAG GAACTGAAAGGTAAAGATGACGACAAAATCTACCGTGGCATCAATAACTATCAAAAATTCATTAAGCCGAAGGACACCACCATGGGTAATGCGTCATCTGGCATGGTCAG GAAAGGACCAATCAGAGCTCCTGAGCACCTCCGGGCTACGGTGCGGTGGGATTACCAACCCGACATATGCAAAGATTACAAAGAGACAGGCTTCTGTGGATTCGGAG ACAGCTGCAAGTTCTTGCACGACCGCTCCGATTACAAACACGGCTGGCAGATCGAGAGGGAGCTGGAGGAGGGACGATACGGCGCCAACG ACCAAGAAAACTACGAGGTGAGCAGCGATGAGGAGGATCTGCCTTTCAAGTGCTTCATCTGCAGGGATTCGTTTAAGAACCCGATTATAACAAA GTGTCGACATTATTTCTGCGAGGCCTGCGCTCTGCAGCACTACCGCAAGTCCAAGCGCTGCTACGTCTGCAACCAACAAACCAACGGCGTCTTCAACCCGGCCAAAG AGCTGATGGTGAAGATGCAGAAACATCAGGCCGCTGCAGACCAGCCACCTTCAGACGAGGAAGACTAA